The Plasmodium malariae genome assembly, chromosome: 3 genome window below encodes:
- the PmUG01_03032900 gene encoding Plasmodium exported protein, unknown function — translation MEQRIKFIFFIKISVFILSYWICQFYSVMINFNKFLDEYYFCRKLNTRIYRLLGNYKKYIYSYIGDLELNIPYNTKKKNEKLLTIDNHKLDKEKRETLHRCLLFKEKLIKRLMKNKCTMLHKSYNHYEKKIMNGLDDKYFFKKMILINDMDYEKLKRKKYKLRIFLLLLLFILVLSIPIIDLSLGNFKDIGGLLNKLCSLLGYSGNQVESPGPTLDGFDGFLSLTCKLKNFTGIKIFGILTYCLPILILGILIIRGIFYYYNNVIKHKKIKFLEEFNEW, via the exons atGGAACAAAGAAttaagtttatattttttattaaaatttctgtGTTTATCCTTTCATATTGGATATGTCAATTTTACAGTGTTATG atcaattttaacaaatttttggatgagtattatttttgtagaaaattaaatacaagAATTTATCGATTATtaggaaattataaaaagtacatttattcatatattggCGATTTAGAATTAAACATACCATATAACACAAAGAAGAAGAACGAAAAATTACTTACAATAGATAATCATAAATTGgacaaagaaaaaagagaaacatTACATAGATGCTTATTatttaaggaaaaattaattaagagacttatgaaaaataaatgtaccaTGTTACATAAATCATATAAccattatgaaaaaaaaataatgaatggactagatgataaatatttttttaaaaaaatgatattaattaatgataTGGATtacgaaaaattaaaacgcaaaaaatacaaattacgaattttcttacttttattattgttcataCTTGTATTAAGTATACCTATAATAGATTTATCATTAGGGAACTTTAAAGATATAGGtggtttattaaataaattatgtagtTTATTAGGATATAGTGGGAATCAAGTTGAATCTCCTGGACCTACTTTGGATGGTTTTGATGGTTTCTTGTCATTGACAtgtaaattgaaaaattttacagGAATCAAAATATTTGGTATTCTAACGTATTGTTTACCTATTTTAATATTGggtattttaattatacgtggaattttttattattataataatgttataaaacataaaaaaattaagtttttAGAAGAGTTCAATGAATGGTAA
- the PmUG01_03033000 gene encoding fam-l protein: protein MIKQKIMVFLFIKILTFILLPWICLFCNDISSLNKNLVEKCSLSRKLHSRNYRLLAKYKQDKDSIIENFKEEVPNNELKEKKIISNIKKGTNKKDKQSCKSSLDIKKHNRNVEKNKCGIPKTKKYFDFEKKIFKKLNYEDYVKNIRIIENKEYKELTRKKRRIRTALLLLFFFVLILPILDLSLEKITDGGLLGLLGLLSPIGSADARGTLGVEGHLVTLLSEGTWGNIKKIYLSTLFFYGIPFLLFVIIFILGMVYYYKKVIKYENIKFTKRLNKK, encoded by the exons ATgataaagcaaaaaattatggtgtttttatttattaaaattttaacgtTTATACTACTACCTTGGATATGTCTCTTTTGCAATGACAtt agctctttaaataaaaatttggtTGAAAAATGCAGTCTCAGTAGAAAATTACATTCAAGAAACTATCGATTATTAGCTAAATATAAACAGGATAAGGATTcaattattgaaaattttaaagaagaaGTGCCAAATAATGaattgaaagaaaaaaaaattatatctaatattaaaaaaggaacaaataaaaaagataagcaATCATGTAAAAGTTCATTAGATATTAAGAAACACAATAGAAATgttgagaaaaataaatgtggTATAcctaaaacaaaaaaatatttcgattttgaaaaaaaaatatttaaaaaacttaaTTATGAAGATTACGTTAAAAATATCAgaattattgaaaataaggaatataaagaattaacACGTAAAAAACGCAGAATACGAACTGCTTtacttttgttatttttttttgtattgaTACTACCAATATTAGATCTTtcattagaaaaaattacagATGGTGGTTTGTTGGGTTTATTAGGGTTGTTATCTCCAATTGGATCTGCAGATGCTAGAGGAACGCTTGGGGTAGAGGGACATCTAGTTACACTGTTAAGTGAAGGTACTTGgggtaatattaaaaaaatatatttatcaacACTTTTCTTTTATGGAATACCTTTCCTTctatttgttattatatttatattagggatggtttattactataaaaaagttataaaatatgaaaatattaagttcACAAAAAGATTAAATAAGAAGTAA